Proteins from a genomic interval of bacterium:
- a CDS encoding DUF1990 domain-containing protein, whose amino-acid sequence MFYARWPADERVRADLRPVAEAPVTHPHEGVTREDVVSAPPGFVLDRYGVDLGEGARAFEAACEGLRAFANYPASFTRVVRLEGTFALGTVFGTVASHFGFASMNPCRITCVIDDPDAGRFGFCLGTLPGHAAAGEERFLVSIDPRTGRVRYDVQAISRPAVWLARLGRPLMRRVQGRFRAESCAAMQRLAEFD is encoded by the coding sequence ATGTTCTACGCGAGATGGCCGGCGGACGAGCGCGTTCGCGCCGATCTGCGCCCGGTGGCCGAGGCGCCGGTCACGCATCCCCACGAAGGGGTGACGCGGGAGGATGTCGTCTCGGCGCCGCCGGGCTTCGTCCTCGATCGCTACGGCGTCGACCTCGGCGAAGGGGCCCGCGCCTTCGAGGCCGCCTGCGAGGGATTGCGCGCGTTCGCGAACTATCCGGCCTCGTTCACCCGGGTCGTCCGCCTCGAAGGGACGTTCGCGCTCGGGACCGTCTTCGGGACGGTGGCCTCGCATTTCGGTTTCGCGTCGATGAACCCCTGCCGGATCACGTGCGTGATCGACGACCCGGACGCGGGTCGCTTCGGATTCTGCCTCGGGACCCTGCCGGGCCACGCGGCGGCGGGGGAGGAGCGCTTCCTCGTCTCGATCGACCCCCGAACCGGGCGTGTTCGCTACGACGTACAGGCGATCTCGAGGCCCGCTGTCTGGCTGGCTCGCCTCGGACGCCCGCTGATGCGGCGGGTCCAGGGACGGTTCCGGGCCGAGTCGTGCGCCGCGATGCAGCGATTGGCGGAGTTCGACTGA
- a CDS encoding nuclear transport factor 2 family protein produces MPDAIDYFRIQNLLHLYSEAVDRGAFEEVGELFRHADVYFPGEDAPAVKAGSGDFGAHLAKWTRRFDETGGTPRTRHLCTNLIIEFDDDAHARTRTYFVVFQGTEKVSLQPIITGSYHDRLEKVDGDWRFTERRELVGETGDLSDHLLQSYAGPTGS; encoded by the coding sequence ATGCCCGATGCGATCGACTATTTCCGGATCCAGAACCTGCTCCACCTCTACTCGGAGGCCGTCGACCGCGGCGCCTTCGAGGAGGTGGGCGAACTCTTCCGCCACGCCGACGTCTACTTCCCCGGCGAGGACGCGCCCGCCGTGAAGGCGGGCAGCGGGGACTTCGGGGCCCACCTCGCGAAGTGGACGCGGCGCTTCGACGAGACCGGCGGGACCCCGCGGACCCGGCACCTCTGCACCAACCTGATCATCGAGTTCGACGACGACGCCCACGCCCGCACGCGGACCTACTTCGTGGTCTTCCAGGGAACCGAGAAGGTCTCGCTCCAGCCGATCATCACCGGCAGCTATCACGATCGTCTCGAGAAGGTCGACGGCGACTGGCGATTCACCGAACGCCGGGAGCTGGTCGGCGAGACCGGCGACCTCTCGGATCACCTGCTGCAGTCCTACGCGGGGCCGACCGGGTCGTAG
- a CDS encoding ubiquinone biosynthesis protein COQ4: MAEGTITQTEPEAPTWGWKLDFAMLREAGEIRKRDPKAFRGAVLTFFGFGGRDDGWILRTMRAHPTGAVILRERRPLPAGILEPERWAELPEGSLGRTYYEHCRHNDLDPKVISEESEKVAAEIPATAEHRFLYNRTRDSHDFWHVLTGYGIDMAGEAGIIAWTYGMMRNKAYLLICVLNAMMCTRRGRPDVFRTVWQGFRYGRRSPQLLAVDWEPLVARPLEEVRAELGLERRPDYAFFHMADAPGAPDALPPPPAV; encoded by the coding sequence ATGGCAGAAGGTACGATCACGCAGACCGAACCCGAAGCGCCGACGTGGGGCTGGAAGCTCGACTTCGCGATGCTCCGGGAGGCGGGCGAGATCCGGAAGCGCGATCCGAAGGCGTTCCGCGGCGCGGTGCTGACCTTCTTCGGCTTCGGGGGACGGGACGACGGCTGGATCCTGCGCACGATGCGCGCGCATCCGACGGGGGCGGTGATCCTGCGCGAACGGCGACCGCTGCCGGCCGGGATCCTCGAGCCCGAGCGCTGGGCCGAGCTTCCCGAGGGCAGCCTCGGGCGCACGTACTACGAGCACTGCCGACACAACGATCTCGACCCGAAGGTGATCTCGGAGGAGAGCGAGAAGGTGGCGGCGGAGATCCCCGCGACGGCGGAGCACCGCTTCCTCTACAACCGTACCCGGGACAGCCACGACTTCTGGCACGTACTCACGGGCTACGGGATCGACATGGCGGGGGAGGCGGGCATCATCGCGTGGACCTACGGGATGATGCGCAACAAGGCGTACCTGCTGATCTGCGTGCTCAACGCGATGATGTGCACCCGGCGCGGCCGTCCCGACGTGTTCCGCACCGTCTGGCAGGGGTTTCGATACGGACGCCGCTCCCCCCAGCTCCTCGCGGTCGATTGGGAGCCTCTCGTGGCGCGGCCGCTCGAGGAGGTGCGGGCCGAGCTCGGCCTCGAGCGGCGCCCCGACTACGCGTTCTTCCACATGGCCGATGCCCCGGGCGCTCCGGACGCGCTTCCTCCGCCGCCGGCGGTCTAG
- a CDS encoding NAD(P)/FAD-dependent oxidoreductase, whose protein sequence is MHLPADDETLRAHLEHANLPALLPAIVQLTGDTGLLSRFAPPTTPMMGAVDGDLSEDVREEIRQVAFDALVAYRDGDGSLPPLPTHETLVAMMNWCAGESIPAEYVPLAIEEGALEEDDPRHFAWNERPAPKVLEDFHVVVVGSGFGGICAGIRLGQAGIPYTICEKNAELGGTWHENSYPDLRVDVANHFYSFSFANNPDWSNHFSMRDEIKAYAEDVASEYGVDGHVRFGTEVVRADYDEESALWKVRIRGADGQEEVLTANALISAVGMLNRPQVPDLAGLDTFAGPAFHSSSWDHGLDLSGKRVGVIGTGASAMQFVPRIAEDVSRLTIFQRAAHWVSFNPNYRAKTEEGFRWCLRHIPFHHSWYRFLMFWAGADKAFPVFQIDPEWTDPENSTSLANDFFRQGAIAHMKEQLGGDEALIAKCLPDYPPLGKRPLMDNGWYSTLVEDHVDLETAGIERVVPEGVVTKDGRTIELDVLVLATGFHAGKFLWPMEIVGRGGAVLHDRWDGGENPRAYLGITVPDFPNLFCLYGPNTNPVVGSVIYMLECQTTYVLGCLREMIEGGHRAIDCRKDVHDAFNDRLDAKMESMVWRHPKVKSYYNNSEGRVITNAPWTMYEYWDMTRRVDLKDYDIA, encoded by the coding sequence ATGCATCTTCCCGCCGACGACGAGACCCTCCGCGCCCACCTCGAACACGCGAACCTGCCCGCGCTCCTGCCGGCGATCGTCCAGCTGACCGGGGACACGGGTCTGCTGTCGCGGTTCGCGCCGCCGACGACGCCGATGATGGGGGCCGTCGATGGCGATCTGTCCGAGGACGTCCGGGAGGAGATCCGGCAGGTCGCGTTCGACGCACTGGTCGCCTACCGGGACGGGGACGGGTCGCTTCCGCCTTTGCCCACCCATGAGACGCTGGTGGCGATGATGAACTGGTGCGCCGGGGAGTCGATCCCGGCGGAGTACGTCCCGCTCGCGATCGAGGAGGGCGCCCTCGAGGAGGACGACCCGCGCCATTTCGCCTGGAACGAGCGGCCGGCCCCGAAGGTCCTCGAGGATTTCCACGTCGTGGTGGTCGGCAGCGGCTTCGGGGGGATCTGTGCCGGCATCCGTCTCGGACAGGCGGGGATCCCGTACACGATCTGCGAGAAGAACGCGGAGCTCGGCGGGACCTGGCACGAGAACAGCTATCCCGACCTTCGCGTGGACGTCGCGAACCACTTCTACTCCTTCTCGTTCGCCAACAATCCGGACTGGTCGAACCACTTCTCGATGCGGGACGAGATCAAGGCGTACGCGGAGGACGTCGCGAGCGAGTACGGCGTCGACGGTCACGTCCGGTTCGGAACCGAGGTCGTACGCGCCGACTACGACGAGGAGAGCGCGCTCTGGAAGGTGCGCATCCGTGGCGCGGACGGGCAGGAAGAAGTGTTGACGGCCAACGCGCTGATCAGCGCCGTCGGCATGCTCAACCGGCCCCAGGTCCCCGACCTCGCCGGCCTCGACACGTTCGCCGGCCCCGCGTTCCACTCGTCGTCCTGGGATCACGGCCTCGACCTGTCCGGGAAGCGGGTCGGCGTGATCGGTACCGGCGCGAGCGCGATGCAGTTCGTACCGAGGATCGCCGAGGACGTCTCACGCCTCACGATCTTCCAGCGGGCGGCCCATTGGGTGAGCTTCAACCCGAACTACCGCGCCAAGACGGAGGAGGGCTTTCGCTGGTGTCTGCGCCACATCCCCTTCCATCACAGCTGGTACCGGTTCCTGATGTTCTGGGCGGGCGCCGACAAAGCGTTTCCGGTCTTCCAGATCGATCCCGAATGGACGGACCCGGAGAACTCCACGAGTCTGGCGAACGACTTCTTCCGGCAGGGGGCAATCGCGCACATGAAGGAGCAGCTCGGGGGCGACGAGGCGCTGATCGCGAAGTGTCTCCCCGACTACCCTCCGCTCGGCAAGCGGCCGCTCATGGACAACGGCTGGTACTCGACCCTGGTCGAGGACCACGTCGACCTCGAGACCGCCGGGATCGAGCGGGTCGTGCCCGAGGGCGTCGTGACGAAGGATGGCCGGACGATCGAGCTGGACGTGCTGGTCCTGGCGACCGGGTTCCACGCGGGGAAGTTCCTCTGGCCGATGGAGATCGTCGGGCGGGGCGGGGCCGTCCTCCACGATCGCTGGGACGGGGGCGAGAATCCCCGGGCCTATCTCGGGATCACGGTGCCCGACTTCCCGAACCTCTTCTGCCTCTACGGTCCGAACACGAACCCGGTCGTGGGAAGCGTGATCTACATGCTCGAGTGCCAGACGACCTACGTCCTGGGCTGTCTGCGCGAAATGATCGAAGGGGGGCACCGCGCGATCGACTGTCGCAAGGACGTCCACGACGCGTTCAACGACCGGCTCGACGCGAAGATGGAGTCGATGGTCTGGCGCCATCCGAAGGTGAAGAGCTACTACAACAACTCCGAAGGTCGCGTGATCACGAACGCCCCCTGGACCATGTACGAGTACTGGGACATGACGCGCCGCGTGGACCTGAAGGACTACGACATCGCCTAG
- a CDS encoding GFA family protein gives MSMEGGCYCRQVRYEIDGEIAMKAQCFCRECQYITGGDSLLTFAVPEASFKVTDGELKDFSRDDLENAVTRQFCPNCGTHIASIAMPGMVLVKVGTLDDRSNFDGPDMAIFTCDAQGYHQIPEGIPTFDKVPG, from the coding sequence ATGAGCATGGAAGGCGGCTGCTATTGCAGGCAGGTCCGGTACGAGATCGACGGCGAGATCGCCATGAAGGCACAGTGCTTCTGTCGAGAGTGCCAGTACATCACGGGCGGAGACTCGCTCCTCACCTTCGCCGTCCCGGAGGCCAGCTTCAAGGTCACGGACGGGGAGCTCAAGGACTTCTCCCGCGACGACCTCGAGAACGCGGTCACCCGTCAGTTCTGTCCGAACTGCGGGACCCACATCGCGTCGATCGCGATGCCGGGCATGGTCCTCGTCAAGGTCGGCACCCTCGACGACCGCTCGAACTTCGACGGCCCCGACATGGCGATCTTCACCTGCGACGCGCAGGGCTACCACCAGATTCCGGAGGGCATCCCGACCTTCGACAAGGTCCCCGGATAG
- a CDS encoding glucose 1-dehydrogenase produces the protein MPDRFDLTDRVSLVTGATKGLGRAMVQGLAEAGSDVVVVSRKQDLCDQVAKEVEAATGRRALPIACHLGEWDALPALVDRVYDEFGRIDVLVNNAGINPAMTPITEISEAYFDKLCDVNLKGPIRLAALCAPRMGEAGGGSIINVSTLGAYSAGPGVGTYTGLKAALLNFTKTMASEWVSLGVRVNAISPGPFLTEMMKGTAKYDDGFVDRSAEATLMKRVADPDEIVGLTLFLASDASSYVTGEDYAIAGGMRSN, from the coding sequence GTGCCCGACCGATTCGACCTCACCGACCGCGTCAGCCTCGTCACCGGCGCCACCAAGGGCCTCGGCCGCGCGATGGTCCAGGGCCTCGCGGAAGCGGGCAGCGACGTGGTCGTCGTGAGCCGGAAGCAGGACCTCTGCGACCAGGTCGCGAAGGAAGTCGAGGCGGCCACCGGCCGGCGAGCACTGCCCATCGCCTGCCACCTCGGCGAGTGGGACGCGCTGCCCGCCCTCGTCGACCGGGTCTACGACGAATTCGGCCGGATCGACGTGCTCGTCAACAACGCGGGCATCAACCCCGCGATGACGCCGATCACGGAGATCAGCGAGGCCTACTTCGACAAGCTCTGCGACGTGAACCTGAAGGGTCCGATCCGCCTGGCCGCACTCTGTGCCCCGCGGATGGGCGAAGCGGGCGGGGGCAGCATCATCAACGTCTCGACCCTCGGCGCCTATTCGGCCGGACCCGGCGTCGGGACCTACACGGGCCTGAAGGCCGCGCTCCTCAACTTCACGAAGACGATGGCCTCCGAGTGGGTGTCTCTCGGCGTGCGCGTGAACGCGATCTCTCCCGGGCCCTTCCTGACCGAGATGATGAAGGGCACCGCCAAGTACGACGACGGTTTCGTCGATCGTTCCGCCGAGGCGACGCTCATGAAGCGCGTCGCCGATCCGGACGAGATCGTGGGGCTGACGCTCTTCCTGGCGAGTGATGCGTCGTCCTACGTGACCGGAGAGGACTACGCGATCGCGGGCGGGATGCGCAGCAACTAG
- a CDS encoding FG-GAP-like repeat-containing protein → MLLGGVLGVIPGLAAFADGQLQIVAHEDDDLYFMTPAVPDGLATGAPSWTVFLTAGDAGRTDGHWQSRELGIRAAYASMMAAADLWSSDPIEVGGNLITSFTLDAAPQVRVVFLRLPDGNPGGTGYGITGNQSLRYLWEGAIPTIASVDGADTYSRTELIDALDALVRSFDPDVLRIQDMTAYHGSDHSDHFHAGRFAFEAHLASGNRHRLRAYRAYNIDTQAVNLSADEIAESNAIITTYGAFDPGVGPTGWNQREIPLADADGTHAVLIPNVGGSSGLCLDVTDAGGPGESIGFATCADVAEQSFLLTERDLRHGDHCLVSPAIGGLPGSVGFAPCGLGPGQTWTFFTDGHIRGPGGECVAPAGGTLVLEPCDGGSRIWEVATLPGFLASAGADFSGIEFGTDPSRYRSLTFGDLDGDGLEDGCARRALGIDCALAIGDGLFGPSAPWHPNFGDDDSWGPPEHGTTIRLGDVDGDGRADLCGRGGLGIYCVRSDGTGFTDFRLWTSTFSDADGGTAPQTYGSLRLGDIDGDGDADLCGHRAGGVACLRSNGTTFDAPTFWETSAWEAALGLPADQVGRTMMLGDVDGDGADDLCERGTTGVFCAIADPAASVFRDRAMRSQSEYSDALGWGGAEGYWGTLRLGDFSGDGQADLCGRGGAGVLCLYSMDGRFSAPNHLLSDAFSNAAGFLPPERATTFAMADVDGDGRADLCASGVGALECAVLEDASAAPEPGFGVGVAVLALSLLPASASRRSGSLRRR, encoded by the coding sequence ATGCTCCTCGGTGGGGTCCTGGGGGTGATCCCCGGGCTCGCGGCCTTCGCCGACGGGCAGCTGCAGATCGTCGCTCACGAAGACGACGATCTCTATTTCATGACTCCGGCCGTGCCCGACGGCCTCGCGACCGGCGCCCCGAGCTGGACCGTGTTCCTGACCGCTGGCGACGCCGGTCGGACCGATGGGCACTGGCAGTCCCGGGAGCTCGGGATCCGCGCGGCCTACGCGTCGATGATGGCGGCGGCCGATCTGTGGAGCAGCGATCCGATCGAGGTCGGGGGAAACCTGATCACGAGCTTCACCCTCGACGCGGCACCCCAGGTGCGCGTCGTCTTCCTTCGCCTGCCGGACGGGAATCCCGGCGGCACCGGCTACGGCATCACGGGCAACCAGAGCCTCCGTTACCTCTGGGAGGGGGCGATTCCGACGATCGCGAGCGTCGACGGTGCCGACACCTACTCCCGGACGGAGCTGATCGATGCCCTCGACGCCCTCGTCCGGAGCTTCGATCCCGACGTCCTCCGGATCCAGGACATGACGGCCTACCACGGCAGCGATCACTCGGATCATTTCCATGCGGGCCGCTTCGCCTTCGAAGCCCACCTCGCGAGCGGCAATCGCCACCGCCTGCGCGCCTACCGCGCCTACAACATCGATACCCAGGCGGTGAACCTCTCCGCGGACGAGATCGCCGAGTCGAACGCCATCATCACGACCTACGGCGCCTTCGACCCCGGCGTCGGGCCGACGGGTTGGAACCAGCGGGAGATTCCGCTCGCCGACGCCGACGGGACCCACGCGGTGCTGATTCCGAACGTCGGCGGGAGCAGCGGCCTCTGTCTCGACGTGACCGACGCCGGTGGGCCAGGGGAGTCGATCGGGTTCGCGACCTGCGCCGACGTGGCCGAGCAATCCTTCCTCCTGACCGAGCGCGACCTGCGACACGGCGACCACTGCCTGGTCTCGCCTGCGATCGGCGGACTGCCCGGAAGCGTCGGCTTCGCACCCTGTGGCCTGGGGCCGGGGCAGACCTGGACCTTCTTCACGGACGGCCACATCCGCGGACCGGGGGGAGAGTGCGTTGCCCCGGCGGGGGGCACCCTCGTCCTCGAGCCCTGCGACGGGGGCAGCCGGATCTGGGAGGTGGCGACGCTCCCGGGCTTCCTGGCGAGCGCGGGCGCGGACTTCTCGGGCATCGAGTTCGGGACGGACCCGTCGCGCTACCGGAGCCTCACGTTTGGAGACCTCGACGGCGACGGGCTGGAAGACGGTTGCGCCCGGCGCGCGCTGGGCATCGACTGCGCCCTCGCGATCGGCGACGGGCTCTTCGGGCCGTCGGCTCCCTGGCACCCGAACTTCGGCGACGACGACAGCTGGGGCCCGCCCGAGCACGGAACCACGATCCGGCTCGGGGACGTCGACGGCGACGGACGCGCCGATCTCTGCGGGCGCGGCGGTCTCGGGATCTACTGCGTCCGTTCCGACGGCACGGGCTTCACCGACTTCCGGCTCTGGACCTCGACCTTCTCCGACGCGGACGGCGGAACCGCCCCGCAGACCTACGGGTCGCTTCGACTGGGAGACATCGACGGCGACGGAGACGCCGACCTCTGCGGCCATCGCGCGGGCGGCGTGGCCTGCCTCCGCAGCAACGGCACGACCTTCGACGCGCCGACCTTCTGGGAGACGTCCGCCTGGGAGGCGGCGCTCGGACTCCCCGCCGATCAGGTGGGACGGACGATGATGCTCGGGGACGTCGACGGCGACGGCGCCGACGATCTCTGCGAGCGCGGGACGACCGGCGTCTTCTGCGCGATCGCGGACCCGGCGGCGAGCGTGTTTCGCGATCGTGCGATGCGATCCCAGAGCGAGTATTCGGACGCGCTCGGTTGGGGAGGCGCGGAAGGCTACTGGGGCACGCTCCGTCTCGGTGACTTCTCCGGCGACGGGCAGGCCGATCTCTGCGGACGCGGCGGGGCCGGCGTGCTCTGCCTCTACTCGATGGACGGACGCTTCTCCGCGCCGAATCACCTGCTTTCCGACGCCTTCTCGAACGCGGCGGGCTTCCTTCCGCCCGAACGGGCGACGACGTTCGCGATGGCCGACGTCGACGGAGACGGTCGCGCGGATCTCTGTGCGTCGGGGGTCGGTGCGCTCGAGTGCGCGGTCCTCGAGGATGCGTCGGCGGCCCCGGAGCCCGGATTCGGGGTCGGCGTGGCCGTGCTCGCCCTCTCTCTCCTCCCCGCATCGGCGTCGCGTCGCTCCGGCTCACTCCGGCGGCGGTAG
- a CDS encoding amidohydrolase — translation MRSGPALVALVLLLPAAALGESVADAVARDYDRHLEPLFEHFHRNPELSYLEFETSKRLAKELRSAGAEVTQGVGGTGVVGVLANGPGPRVLIRADMDGLPIREDSGLDFASTATQERQDGEVVPVMHACGHDMHMTSLVGSARWLAKHRDAWSGTIVFVGQPAEERIGGAKAMLADGLYDRFGVPDFALGLHVHSGGPTGRVVLHEGASAASSDSIDLMVFGAQAHGAAPQNGKDAVYVAAQIVVALQSLVSREISPIDNAVVTVGSIHGGVKHNIIADEVKLELTVRSDAVRVRDHLIEGIERIARGVARTHGVSDDRLPTLEILASTPPVVNDDALIARLRAPILAELGPDGLYTRTRDSMGAEDFAEYGSTEHDVPSAFLSVGGSPPEAVEAADAGGPPLPFHHSPGFRIEPRGSVTTGVRATVAAVKELLPPPE, via the coding sequence ATGCGAAGCGGCCCGGCGCTCGTCGCTCTCGTCCTCCTCCTGCCCGCGGCGGCGCTCGGGGAATCCGTGGCCGACGCCGTCGCGCGCGACTACGACCGCCATCTCGAACCGCTCTTCGAGCACTTCCACCGCAACCCCGAGCTCTCCTACCTCGAATTCGAGACGTCGAAGCGCCTCGCGAAGGAGCTGCGAAGCGCGGGGGCGGAGGTCACGCAGGGCGTCGGCGGAACCGGGGTGGTCGGCGTACTCGCGAACGGCCCCGGCCCTCGAGTCCTGATTCGTGCCGACATGGACGGACTCCCGATCCGGGAGGACTCGGGCCTGGACTTCGCATCGACCGCGACCCAGGAGCGCCAGGACGGCGAAGTCGTCCCGGTGATGCACGCCTGCGGGCACGACATGCACATGACGAGCCTGGTAGGCAGCGCGCGCTGGCTCGCGAAGCACCGCGACGCCTGGTCCGGGACGATCGTGTTCGTCGGCCAGCCCGCCGAGGAGCGGATCGGCGGGGCGAAGGCCATGCTCGCCGACGGGCTCTACGACCGCTTCGGCGTCCCCGACTTCGCGCTCGGTCTCCACGTCCACAGCGGCGGCCCGACCGGTCGCGTCGTCCTGCACGAGGGGGCCAGTGCCGCTTCGTCCGACAGCATCGACCTCATGGTCTTCGGCGCCCAGGCGCACGGCGCCGCGCCCCAGAACGGCAAGGATGCCGTCTACGTGGCGGCCCAGATCGTGGTCGCGCTCCAGAGCCTGGTCAGCCGCGAGATCAGCCCGATCGACAATGCGGTCGTCACGGTCGGCTCGATCCACGGCGGCGTGAAGCACAACATCATCGCCGACGAAGTGAAGCTCGAGCTCACGGTCCGCTCGGACGCGGTGCGCGTCCGCGACCACCTGATCGAGGGCATCGAGCGGATCGCCCGGGGCGTGGCACGGACCCACGGCGTCTCGGACGACCGGCTGCCCACCCTCGAGATCCTCGCCTCGACGCCGCCGGTCGTGAACGACGATGCGTTGATCGCGCGCCTTCGCGCGCCGATCCTGGCGGAGCTCGGACCCGACGGCCTCTACACGCGGACGCGCGACAGCATGGGCGCCGAGGACTTTGCCGAATACGGTTCGACCGAGCACGACGTACCGAGCGCCTTCCTCTCGGTCGGGGGTTCGCCGCCCGAAGCCGTCGAGGCCGCGGACGCCGGCGGGCCGCCCCTGCCCTTCCACCACTCACCCGGATTCCGGATCGAACCACGGGGCTCGGTCACGACGGGAGTCCGCGCGACGGTCGCCGCAGTGAAGGAGCTGCTACCGCCGCCGGAGTGA
- a CDS encoding nuclear transport factor 2 family protein: MPEPKLDPNNTWTLVEKRLAEEEDPIVRRNLELVLEHMKCEAKADIEGVVATLVEKPKYVMHDDPHTEVMNPDGSKDAVRQFYDLTIVQSGAHRLELDCQRVIADRDCVVTEGVMRMAYPGYALKAQGIEVDDDQAYYLYEARMGIVWPVDREAGLLIGEESYTGGDGFAGIADRKLSKDDIAELRV; encoded by the coding sequence ATGCCGGAACCCAAGCTCGACCCGAACAACACCTGGACCCTCGTCGAGAAGCGACTCGCCGAGGAAGAAGACCCGATCGTCCGTCGGAATCTCGAGCTCGTCCTCGAGCACATGAAGTGCGAGGCGAAGGCGGACATCGAGGGGGTCGTCGCGACCCTCGTCGAGAAGCCGAAGTACGTGATGCATGACGATCCGCACACGGAGGTCATGAATCCCGACGGCAGCAAGGACGCGGTCCGTCAGTTCTACGACCTGACGATCGTCCAGAGCGGTGCCCACCGCCTCGAGCTCGACTGCCAGCGCGTGATCGCCGATCGCGACTGCGTCGTGACCGAGGGCGTGATGCGCATGGCCTATCCCGGCTACGCCCTGAAGGCGCAGGGGATCGAGGTCGACGACGATCAGGCGTACTACCTCTACGAGGCCCGCATGGGGATCGTCTGGCCCGTCGACCGGGAAGCGGGTCTCCTGATCGGCGAGGAGAGCTACACGGGCGGCGACGGCTTCGCCGGGATCGCCGACAGGAAGCTCTCGAAGGACGACATCGCCGAGCTGCGCGTCTGA
- a CDS encoding acyl-CoA dehydrogenase family protein gives MDFRLGEKAEEVKREIRAFLAENFSEEDRKEAAEDGGGHNWELYRKLAAAGWVSAGWPREYGGGGRDPYEILTLYWELCKAGFPWIGLLNNGFIGHTLMAMGTDYHREHFVPKIANGEIAFALGYSEPGSGSDVAGARTLATRDGDDWLINGEKMWTTTAHTAQYIFMLTRTSTQDRPHRGLTIFLVPTDVEGVEVTAIHTMGGERSNGVSLTDVRVPDVNRVGEVDKGWSVVRFALGLEQAMGYADLQERFIQQAGAWSLEVGPDGQRPFDDGRIKEQLGQTAIHAEVSRLLRHRSTWLAAEGKDLGGKGAMTKSFSGTSYLDDAQRWMDLVGPAGLLEEDEDGALAGGNFDEAFRQTPVNTIYGGTAEILRSLVAEVELGLPKSR, from the coding sequence ATGGATTTCCGACTCGGAGAGAAGGCGGAAGAAGTCAAGCGGGAGATCCGCGCCTTTCTCGCGGAGAACTTCAGCGAAGAGGATCGCAAGGAAGCCGCCGAGGACGGCGGCGGCCACAACTGGGAGCTCTACCGCAAGCTCGCCGCGGCGGGCTGGGTCTCGGCCGGCTGGCCCAGGGAGTACGGCGGCGGCGGCCGCGACCCCTACGAGATCCTCACGCTCTACTGGGAGCTCTGCAAGGCGGGCTTCCCGTGGATCGGGCTGCTCAACAACGGCTTCATCGGCCACACCCTGATGGCGATGGGCACCGACTACCACCGGGAGCACTTCGTCCCGAAGATCGCGAACGGCGAGATCGCCTTCGCCCTCGGCTACTCCGAGCCGGGCTCGGGCTCGGACGTCGCGGGCGCGCGGACGCTGGCGACCCGCGACGGCGACGACTGGCTGATCAACGGCGAGAAGATGTGGACGACGACCGCCCACACGGCGCAATACATCTTCATGCTCACGCGGACGAGCACCCAGGATCGCCCGCACCGCGGCCTCACGATCTTCCTCGTGCCGACCGACGTCGAGGGCGTCGAGGTCACCGCGATCCACACCATGGGCGGCGAGCGCAGCAACGGCGTGTCGCTGACCGACGTGCGCGTGCCGGACGTGAATCGGGTCGGCGAGGTCGACAAGGGCTGGTCCGTGGTCCGCTTCGCTCTCGGGCTCGAGCAGGCGATGGGCTACGCCGACCTCCAGGAGCGCTTCATCCAGCAGGCCGGAGCGTGGTCGCTCGAGGTCGGGCCCGACGGCCAGCGCCCCTTCGACGACGGGCGCATCAAGGAACAGCTCGGGCAGACGGCGATCCACGCCGAGGTCTCGCGCCTCCTGCGCCATCGCTCGACCTGGCTCGCCGCCGAGGGCAAGGACCTCGGAGGCAAGGGCGCGATGACGAAGTCGTTCTCCGGAACGTCCTACCTCGACGACGCCCAGCGCTGGATGGACCTCGTCGGCCCTGCTGGTCTCCTCGAGGAGGACGAGGACGGCGCGCTCGCCGGGGGCAACTTCGACGAGGCCTTCCGCCAGACGCCGGTCAACACGATCTACGGCGGCACGGCGGAGATCCTGCGGAGCCTGGTCGCCGAGGTGGAGCTCGGCCTGCCGAAGAGCCGGTAG